Proteins from a genomic interval of Actinoalloteichus hymeniacidonis:
- a CDS encoding VOC family protein — MTFDATDPARLAAFWARALRYELEPPPAGFATWADFARAANLPPQQVKNRVHLDVNVGRGATDKDEQKARARAHVETLVQAGAVELREVDEDGPAGWFLVLRDPPGQRVLRAVTRGRGPGRSKPFPCLSS, encoded by the coding sequence GTGACCTTCGATGCCACCGACCCGGCACGCCTCGCCGCATTCTGGGCCCGAGCGCTGCGCTACGAATTGGAGCCGCCGCCTGCGGGCTTCGCGACCTGGGCGGACTTCGCTCGAGCCGCAAACCTTCCCCCGCAACAGGTGAAGAACCGAGTGCACCTCGATGTCAACGTGGGCAGGGGAGCCACCGACAAGGACGAGCAGAAGGCACGCGCCAGGGCGCATGTCGAGACACTCGTGCAGGCCGGGGCGGTCGAGCTGCGCGAGGTGGACGAGGACGGTCCGGCCGGTTGGTTCCTCGTGCTCCGTGATCCGCCAGGGCAACGAGTTCTGCGTGCAGTGACGCGCGGGCGGGGACCCGGACGCTCGAAACCCTTCCCGTGTCTCAGCTCGTGA